A single region of the Actinoplanes sp. SE50/110 genome encodes:
- a CDS encoding SigE family RNA polymerase sigma factor gives MRDDAFRAYFEKHHASLSRLAYLMTGETAVADDLAADALTEVWRHWDRVQAADDPVAYGHGILMNLARQWVRRRGRERLIALGLSGRATAGSDVPAVLDVRSALRKLPHRRRACVVLRYAFDLSEREVATTLGISVGAVKSATSRGAKQLAGLLGGTVTRIDGWEAAR, from the coding sequence GCGTACTTCGAAAAGCATCATGCTTCGCTGTCCCGGCTCGCCTACCTGATGACCGGGGAGACGGCGGTCGCCGACGATCTCGCCGCGGACGCGCTCACCGAGGTCTGGCGGCACTGGGACCGGGTGCAGGCCGCCGACGATCCGGTCGCCTACGGGCACGGGATCCTGATGAACCTGGCCCGCCAGTGGGTCCGCCGCCGTGGCCGGGAACGACTGATCGCCCTCGGGCTGTCCGGGCGGGCCACGGCCGGCAGCGACGTGCCCGCGGTGCTCGACGTGCGCAGCGCCCTGCGCAAACTGCCGCACCGCCGCCGGGCATGCGTAGTCTTGCGGTACGCGTTCGACCTGTCCGAGCGCGAAGTCGCCACGACGCTGGGCATCTCCGTCGGCGCGGTGAAAAGCGCCACCTCTCGGGGTGCGAAACAGTTGGCCGGCCTGCTGGGCGGGACGGTCACCCGGATCGACGGCTGGGAGGCGGCCCGATGA